The genomic DNA TCCCCATGGGACCTAATGGAAGCGCGTTCCGCTCAATCAGGATCGAGTACGACTGGTCAAGACGCTTCAGGTAGGTTACACCAACGACTCCGATCACCCCTGCGATCAGTGCCACAAGGCCGAATCCCGCCAGGAGCTTGTTGCCGATTTTCATGTTATAGAACCACTTCATCCATTTATCCTCCCTGCATAAATTTTAAAAAGCTACTCGTTTACAGCCTGCACCGAATCGGATTCCTGCTCCAGCCCCAGTTCATCCCCGATGAACACCCTGTCGATATCTAGAATGATGAGGAACTGATCATCATGTTTTCCCATTCCCCGGATAAAGTCGACGTCGAGGCGCGTGCCTATGCGGGGAGGCGGCTCGATCTCCGACGGCTCCAGCTCGATGACCTCCCGCACTGAATCGGCCATGGCGCCGATGACGACTCTTTCATCCCCCATGTCCAGGTCCACAATGATGATGCACGTGTTGACGGTGGTTTCCCCCGGTGCCATCCCGAACTTGCGCCGCATGTCCACAACGGGCACGACAGCTCCCCGCAGGTTGATGACGCCGTTCATAAAGTCGGGGGTGCAGGGAACTTTGGTTACGGTGGTGAAATCGAGCACTTCACGCACCTTGGCGATGTCGAGGGCGAACACCTCTTCTTCAAGGGTAAACGTAAGATACTGCCTAGGCTGCACTGATCTCGCTTCGTCCATGCCTTCCTCTCCTCCTGCATTTGTCCAAGTCCTGTAAGAGCCTCTTCGTCGTGCGGAGTGGAAGATAAATCAGGGTTTTCCCGAGCGCAGAGAGTAAAAAACCTGATTTTCAAGATTGTCGGGAGTAAGCCATCGGGTGCTGAAAAAGCAGGAGGGGAGAAGAAAGGGGGGAATAACTAGGGTAAGAAAGAAAACCGGTGGGGGCCTGGGGCTCTGCTTGTCAGGGGAGCGCTGAAAGGGGTTCCGGCGGTTGCTGAAGGCATGACTGAATGGAGGCGCATACCTCCTCCCCGCCCGGAAGCGCAGGCATTTGGAGAGGACGCACCAGTTGTTCCCGCAGGGCTTCCACGTTCAAGGGCTTGCTGAACAGGAAACCCTGCACCTCGCGACAACCGTTCCGGCGGAGAAAAGCGAGCTGGGCGTGGGTTTCCACCCCCTCCCCTACGACGTCGAGCCTCATGCTGCACGCCATGGCTACGATGGCCCTGGTGATGGCTGCGTCATCGGGGTCGTCGGGAAGATCGCGAACGAAGGAGCGGTCGATCTTGAGCCGGTCGATGGGAAAGCGCTTGAGGTAACTGAGTGATGAATAACCGGTGCCGAAGTCGTCTATCGCCAGGGAAATCCCCATCGACTTCAGTTCGTTGAGGGTTACGATGGTACGTTCTCCCTCCTCCATCACCGAGCTCTCCGTCAGTTCAAGTTCCAGGAAGGAAGCCTCCACCCCCGTCTGCTCGATTATCCGCGCCACCGTCTCTACAAATCCTGCATGACGCAGCTGCCGGCCGGAAAGGTTCACCGCCATCCGCAACAGGGGAAATCCCGAGGTATGCAGTTCCCTTAGTTGCCTCAATGCCTGGTGGAGAACCCATTCTCCGATGGGAATTATCAACCCTGTCTCTTCCGCCACGGGAATGAAGCTCGCCGGGCTGACAAGCCCGAGAGTGGGATGCTGCCACCGGATAAGCGCTTCCACCCCGGTTATCCGACCGGCTCCCAGATCCACCACGGGCTGGTAGTGCAGGATAAACTCCCCCCTGTCCAGGGCGCCGCGAAGATCCTGTTCGAGGGAAAGGCGAAGCCGGGAACGCTCCTCCATTCCTGCGTCGTAGTGGCGGCAGCAGGCGCGACCTGAGTCCTTGGCTTGATTCAGAGCCATGTCCGCGCGGCGAAGCAGGGCCTCTCCACGTGTTTCCCCTTCAACCGAGAACGCCACCCCGATGCTGGCGGAGATGTAGACACACCTGGCATCCAGGGAAAAGGGGTGAACGAAAGCCGCCTGCATCTTCTCCTCGATATCCGCCACGCGCGCCGCACCATCCATCAGAATGACGATGAATTCGTCCTCGCCGGTCCTGGCCAGAGTATCCTCCGGCTGCAGCATTTCCCGGAGCCGGTCCGCGACGCGGCGCAGAAGGCTGTCGCCGCTGCCGTACCCGAGGGTGTCGTTGATCGCCCTGAAGCGATCCAGGTCGAGGTGGAGTACCGCGATGGAGCGATGACAGCGGCAGGCCTGCATAAGCGCCTCGTTCAGGCGGACCTGCAGCATCTGCCGGTTGGGAAGCTCCGTCAGCGGGTCGTAGTAGGCAAGGCGCTCTTTCTCCCGCTCCCCAAGCTTTCTTTCTGTGATGTCGTCGAAGGTGACGGCGAAGTAACCATGCTTGGGACTGTAGGCATTTATTTCAAAATATTTTCCGAGGGGTGCGAAATACTTGTCGAAATGAACGGGGGCCCCTCCCAGCGCAACGGCGCCGAACACCCGAATCCACTCCTGATCGATTTCCGGAAGTGCTTCACGCACCGTCCGGCCCACGATCCTCTCCCGGCTCAGTCCCGTATGGCGCTCGAACGCAGGGTTGACCTCAAGAAAGCGGTAATCGAAGGGTTCTCCTTCATTGTCACAGATAATCTCGTGATAGGCGAACGCGTCCAGCATCTTCTCGAAGAGAAGTCCGTACCGCCGCTCGCTCTTCTGCAGCTCGGTCGTCCGCTCCGCCAGCCTCTCCTCGATCCGCATCAGGGACCTGCTGCGTCGAGCGGCTTCGCAGAGCCCGATCAGATATTCCGGATCGAATGGCTTGAGTATGTAGCCGTCCGCCCCCGCATGAATGACCCGCGCCGCTAGAGAGGGATCGTCGTCGACAGTGATGACCACGATGGCCATGGTGCCCGAAAGCTCCCTTACGCGAAGCAGCAGGTCCTCTCCCGACATGTCGGGGAGGTGATAGTCGATGACGGCCACCTCGGGGACTTCTTCGGCCAGGTATTCCAGAGCCTCCGCCCCGGTTGTCGCGGAGCTTGTCCTGAAGCCGTGGGTGGCGAAACCATCGGAGATGATCCGCGAAACGCACGGGCTGTCCTCCACAATCAGCACGCCGGAAGTAGCAGAATGCCGTTCTCCTTTCAGCAGGGCCCGTACCTGATTGCGCAGAGCGGCCGTCTTGAAGGGAAGGGGGAGGAAGGCATCGGCCCCCAGTTCTTCGGCTACCTGCTGGACATGTTCTCCCGAAAAAACAGTAGAAACGACCAGTATCGGAATATGGTTGCAGGAGGGGTACACGGGAGAACGGAGGAGGGAACAGAGCCGCCATCCGTCGATCCCCGGCATATGCACTTCGGTGACGATCAGATCGGGAGGTGTATCCACGGAAGAGAGAAGCCGCAGGGCATCGTCTGCATCCACGCAGGAATGGACGCCGAGGCCCTCCCTTTCCAGCACTGAAGAGACCAGCAGGCGCTGGACATGCTCCTGAATGACGACGACAGCTGTTTTCTTACCCATCCTGCAGCCACTCCTTGGCATTATATATCAGCACACCTGATGCAGCGTTACCGTTGCAGCTGAATCCCGCCCTGCCTAAAGGGAGGTAAGCCCCTCTCGAACGGCGAATTTGGTCAAGCCGGCGATATTATTGATACCGAGTTTGTCCATGATGTTCTGGCGGTGGGTCTCCACCGTCTTCACGCTGAGTTCCAGCAGGAAGGCGATTTCCTTGGTGTTGTTCCCCTCGGCGATCAGCTGAAGGACCTGCCGCTCCCGGGCTGAAAGAGTCGCGGCAGGCACCGGGTCTAGGGATTCATGGCGATCCGTCAGCAGGATTCCCGAAAGACGGACGCCGGCAGGAGTGTTCCCCTCCTTTACCGCACGGATGGAAGCCGCCAGGTCCCTGAAGGCGCACTCCTTGAGAATGTAGGCGTCGGCACCGGCACTGAGTGCATCCACAACCATTCTTCGGTCGGAATGCATGGAGAGCGCGATCACCCGGATGTCGGGGAACTCCGCGAGCAGCGCCCTGGTGGCCTCGATTCCGTTCATTCCCGGCATCGTTATGTCCATCAGCACGACATCCGGCCTGCACTCCCTGGCCTGCTGCAGGGCCGCCAGCCCGCTGTCGGCCTCGCCCACTGTGACCATGTCCGGCTCCTTCTCCAGGAGCGCCCGAAAGCCTTTACGGACCAGGGTGTGGTCGTCGGCAATAAGTACTCTGATAGTCATCTTACCCTTACCCTGAGCCGGACCTCCGGCTGAGCGCGATAAATCACCTGATAAGGGACTATTTTACATTTGTCGCTACGCTACGGTAATCAGGGCATACCTGACCCGGATGGTAAAAAAACCCTAGGAGGTTCTCGAAAAAGAGGCATCCCGGCCGAAGCCCTGCTACGCCGCCTTGCGGGTTTCTGCGGGTGCGGTGGTCGGTCTGTTTTTGAACAACCTGAGGTATCTAAAACCCTGCTTGTGACGTATCCTCAATGTAGAGAGGTGATGCCTTCCCGGATGGCGTATTTGGTAAGGTCCGCCACCGTGTAGAGGCGGAGCTTCTTCATTATCTGCTGGCGCTGCGTTTCCACCGTCTTCACGCTCACCTTGAACGCGAAGGCAATCTCCTTGGTGCTCTTCCCCTCGGCAACCATCTGCAGAACTTCACGTTCGCGCGGCGTAAGCACGGAAAAAGCAGATTCATTCTCCCCCTGAGCAGGGCTTCTTTCGATGTAGTTGTTGATGACGACGCCGGTTACGGTACGGCAGAGATATCTTTTACCATCCGCCACCGCCCTGATCGCTGCCACCAGTTCCTCGGCAGCGCTCTCCTTGAGCACGTATCCGTGTGCTCCTGCCCGCAACGCTTCAGAAACGAAACGCTTGTCGGAATGCATCGTGAGAACAATGACACGGGTACCCGGCACGTCGGCGACCAGTCGCCGTGTCGCCTCTATTCCATTCATGTCCGGCATGGTGAGGTCGAGCACAACGATATCCGGGCGCAGCCGTAAAGCCTCCCGCAGGGCGGCTTGTCCGTTCTCCGCCTCGGCTACAACCAGAAGCTCCTGTTCCTTCTCCAGGAGGGACCTTATTCCTTCCCGAACGATACGGTGGTCCTCCGCCAAAAGCACGGTAATGCTCATGCCGCCCCCCTCACCGCGGGATCAGCTTCCATAGTAAGGGGGACGGAAAGCCTCACGACCGTTCCCCTGCCTATCCCGGACTCGATGCGTAACTCCCCCCCCAGGTGCCCGATGCGCTGCCTGACATTGAAGAGGCCGAACCCGCCACCGACACCGCAGGTAGTGGGAGAATCGACGGCATGGAATCCTTTCCCGTCGTCGGCTACCTCTAGCTGAAGTGTATCAGAACCTGTCCGGATGGATACCCATGCTTCGGGAGTCTTCGCGTGCTTCACGCAGTTTATGAGAAGCTCGCGCACAACCTGGAAGAGCACTCCGCGCGCCTCCTCCCCCAGCAGCCGCGAGCCTCCATCATCGGACACCCGGACATGCAGGCCGTGCTTCTCCTTCAGCCAGTCCCCCAGCCAGTCGAGTGCCGCGCTGAAACCGAGTTCGTAAAGGACCGGCGGACTGAGCTGAAACGTAAGCGACCGCACATCACTGATCGAAAGCTCCAGTGCTTCCGCAAGCTCGGACACCAGAGGTTTCTTTTCCCGGCTCACAACCGTCGCCAGTTCGTCCAGCTTCATTTTTGCAAAAGCCAGCGTCTGTCCTACCTGGTCGTGCAGTTCGCTGGCGATCCGCCTCCGCTCCCGTTCCTCGGCAAGGGCAAGCCGGTCGGCAAGCTCAGAGAGCTGCTCCTGGTAGGTCTGCAATGTGCGTTCGGCCTCTTTCCGCTCCGTGATATCCCTGGCGATTCCCGTCGTCCCGATTATCGCCCCCTTCTCGTTGCAAAAGGGGGATTTGGCGGTCTCGAACCACCGCAGCGAGCCGTCACTGACTACAAGCAGCTCCTCAAATATCTGCGAGCACCCGGAGCTGATGACTTCGAGGTCTTTCTGCCGTATAGCCGAAGCCTGCTCCTGCGGCCACAGGTCAAAATCGCTCTTACCTTCGATATCGGACTGCCCCGAATTCAACAGCGAAGCCATGGCATTGTTGATCTTTATGTACCTGCCCTGGACATCCTTGAACCATGCGCAGTGGGGTATCGTGTCCAGGATCGCCTCCTGCCTGCTCTGCAGCTCCGCAAGCTCCTTCTCGGCCTGCACACGCGTGCTGATGTCGGTACCGACACCGCAAAGCAGCCGCCCGTCTCCCCCGTCATCCTCTATGACAAACTTGCTCATGAGAACGTGCCGGGCGGGTTCATCACCCAGAGCGAAGGATTCCACCGTCTGCAGCGGATGCCCGTCTGCAAGCACCTGCCGGTCGCTCTGCCTGAAATGCTCTGCGACCTCGGGGGGCCAAAGCTCCTCGTCCGTCCGGTTGAAGTAGGTCTTGATGCCGTTCTGCTCGTAGAAGTCGCGGCACCCCTTGTTCATGTAGACGTAGTGCCCATGGCTGTCCTTGATGAATGCGTATCCGGGCAGATGATCCATGAAAAGCGAAAACCGCTCTTCGCTTCGCCGAAGAGCCGCCTCCGCAGCCTTCCGCTCCCGGTCGTCGGCGTAGATCAGAAGGTAGGCAAACGGCACCCCCCCGTCACTGACCAGCGGCGCTGCCCAGACCGACACATCGATCTGCGTCCCGTCTCTGCGCCGGCGCTGCACATAGTATGACACCGGCTTTCCCTCACGGACCTTCGCCTGAAAAATGTCCTTCCACTCCTCCAACTGCTGCGCGGAAATGTACGGAACCTGTCTGCCGACCACCTCCTCGGCGCTCCAGCCGAAGAGGCTCTCGGTGGCGGGGCTCCAGACACGGACCCTCAGGTTGAGGT from Geobacter sp. DSM 9736 includes the following:
- a CDS encoding chemotaxis protein CheW, producing the protein MDEARSVQPRQYLTFTLEEEVFALDIAKVREVLDFTTVTKVPCTPDFMNGVINLRGAVVPVVDMRRKFGMAPGETTVNTCIIIVDLDMGDERVVIGAMADSVREVIELEPSEIEPPPRIGTRLDVDFIRGMGKHDDQFLIILDIDRVFIGDELGLEQESDSVQAVNE
- a CDS encoding EAL domain-containing protein encodes the protein MGKKTAVVVIQEHVQRLLVSSVLEREGLGVHSCVDADDALRLLSSVDTPPDLIVTEVHMPGIDGWRLCSLLRSPVYPSCNHIPILVVSTVFSGEHVQQVAEELGADAFLPLPFKTAALRNQVRALLKGERHSATSGVLIVEDSPCVSRIISDGFATHGFRTSSATTGAEALEYLAEEVPEVAVIDYHLPDMSGEDLLLRVRELSGTMAIVVITVDDDPSLAARVIHAGADGYILKPFDPEYLIGLCEAARRSRSLMRIEERLAERTTELQKSERRYGLLFEKMLDAFAYHEIICDNEGEPFDYRFLEVNPAFERHTGLSRERIVGRTVREALPEIDQEWIRVFGAVALGGAPVHFDKYFAPLGKYFEINAYSPKHGYFAVTFDDITERKLGEREKERLAYYDPLTELPNRQMLQVRLNEALMQACRCHRSIAVLHLDLDRFRAINDTLGYGSGDSLLRRVADRLREMLQPEDTLARTGEDEFIVILMDGAARVADIEEKMQAAFVHPFSLDARCVYISASIGVAFSVEGETRGEALLRRADMALNQAKDSGRACCRHYDAGMEERSRLRLSLEQDLRGALDRGEFILHYQPVVDLGAGRITGVEALIRWQHPTLGLVSPASFIPVAEETGLIIPIGEWVLHQALRQLRELHTSGFPLLRMAVNLSGRQLRHAGFVETVARIIEQTGVEASFLELELTESSVMEEGERTIVTLNELKSMGISLAIDDFGTGYSSLSYLKRFPIDRLKIDRSFVRDLPDDPDDAAITRAIVAMACSMRLDVVGEGVETHAQLAFLRRNGCREVQGFLFSKPLNVEALREQLVRPLQMPALPGGEEVCASIQSCLQQPPEPLSALP
- a CDS encoding response regulator transcription factor; the encoded protein is MTIRVLIADDHTLVRKGFRALLEKEPDMVTVGEADSGLAALQQARECRPDVVLMDITMPGMNGIEATRALLAEFPDIRVIALSMHSDRRMVVDALSAGADAYILKECAFRDLAASIRAVKEGNTPAGVRLSGILLTDRHESLDPVPAATLSARERQVLQLIAEGNNTKEIAFLLELSVKTVETHRQNIMDKLGINNIAGLTKFAVREGLTSL
- a CDS encoding response regulator transcription factor, which gives rise to MSITVLLAEDHRIVREGIRSLLEKEQELLVVAEAENGQAALREALRLRPDIVVLDLTMPDMNGIEATRRLVADVPGTRVIVLTMHSDKRFVSEALRAGAHGYVLKESAAEELVAAIRAVADGKRYLCRTVTGVVINNYIERSPAQGENESAFSVLTPREREVLQMVAEGKSTKEIAFAFKVSVKTVETQRQQIMKKLRLYTVADLTKYAIREGITSLH
- a CDS encoding PAS domain-containing protein, with the protein product MCGASLALNVVGGFLFLLLALSTRHRRRMLQREIGLRETVQHELQRLAEELEEKVEERTVLLQETNRFLEALVHQAPLAIVVLDLNLRVRVWSPATESLFGWSAEEVVGRQVPYISAQQLEEWKDIFQAKVREGKPVSYYVQRRRRDGTQIDVSVWAAPLVSDGGVPFAYLLIYADDRERKAAEAALRRSEERFSLFMDHLPGYAFIKDSHGHYVYMNKGCRDFYEQNGIKTYFNRTDEELWPPEVAEHFRQSDRQVLADGHPLQTVESFALGDEPARHVLMSKFVIEDDGGDGRLLCGVGTDISTRVQAEKELAELQSRQEAILDTIPHCAWFKDVQGRYIKINNAMASLLNSGQSDIEGKSDFDLWPQEQASAIRQKDLEVISSGCSQIFEELLVVSDGSLRWFETAKSPFCNEKGAIIGTTGIARDITERKEAERTLQTYQEQLSELADRLALAEERERRRIASELHDQVGQTLAFAKMKLDELATVVSREKKPLVSELAEALELSISDVRSLTFQLSPPVLYELGFSAALDWLGDWLKEKHGLHVRVSDDGGSRLLGEEARGVLFQVVRELLINCVKHAKTPEAWVSIRTGSDTLQLEVADDGKGFHAVDSPTTCGVGGGFGLFNVRQRIGHLGGELRIESGIGRGTVVRLSVPLTMEADPAVRGAA